The Pasteuria penetrans genome segment GATACGGGGGGGGCAAGTTCCTGTCTGGGTAGCATAGTAAATCCGAAAAACTTTACCTCGTCGTGGAGGAGGGGGTGTCCGCTGTTGGGCTGCTTGCAATAGTGAGTTCAGCATGGGAGTAGGGAAATTTTGCCTCTGTAATTCATCCAAATGACGCATATAAGGCAACAGTTCCCCGATATGCCAACCTGTAAGAGCTGATACGAAACGCACGGGAACGTGGTCCCAGGCGGGGATGCGCTGGATGAGGGCTTTTTTCCAGGCACCCATGCTTCCACCAGAACGCACAATATCCCATTTATTGACCACACAAAGCAAGGGCTTGCCTGTTTGTTGCACCAAATCGGCAATGCGTAGGTCCTGCGCTGAGACTTCTTGGCTAGCATCCCAGACCATGCAAACCACATCGGCTCGTTCTAGGGCACGGATAGCATAGAGAACGCTGACGTACTCGGTACGTTCATCGATACGGCTACGCCGCCGCATTCCTGCGGTATCAATAAGAATATAGTCCTTTCCCTGATAGGATAGCGACGTATCAATAGCATCCCGGGTAGTGCCCGCCGTTTCATCTACAATGACGCGCTCCTCCCCCAGGAGAGCATTGTACAGGGAGGATTTCCCTACGTTGGGACGCCCTACGATTGCAATCCGCACAACCCTCCCCTTTCCCTCTTGATCGGGGGTTTCTGGTTTTTCTGCAGGGGATTCCTCCCCCCTAGGAAGTAGTTCAACCAATTGATCGAGCAAGTCACCAGTCCCTATGCCATGAAGGGCGGAAATCATATGTACATGGGTCAACCCCAACCGATAGGCATCATAGGCCATCATCCGCTGTTTTTGATTGTCCACCTTATTAACCACCAGAACCACAGGTTTTTTTACCCGTCGTAACTTTGCAGTTACTTCCTCATCGGGGGACGTGACACCCTGTTTGACATCCAACAGGAAAAGTATAACATCAGCGGCAGCAATAGCAGCCTCCGCTTGTTGTGTGACGGATGCTAGAAACGGATCGGTCCGGTCACCTAGAAGGCCACCGGTATCCACGAGCTGAAAGGTGTGTCCGTTCCAAGTACAAGGTGCCATCAAACGATCCCTCGTCACACCAGGCCGATCTTCGACAATGGCTAACACACGACCAAGCAATCGATTGAATAATGTTGACTTACCGACATTGGGTCGCCCAACAACGGCAACCATAGGTACTTCCATAGTGTACAACCTCCCCGTTCCCCCCATCAGTGTACCACACGATGAATACCCAGCACTGTTTTCATTCTATCGTAGAAATTGGGAACCAAGCAAAGGAACCAAGCAACCACCACGGAAATCCTGCCGATGAACGGGTCCGTTTGGGATCATCATCAAAACTTTTGTTGAATCATAGGTACTGCTGTTAGGACAAAAGGACCCATAGCCTCGATGGGGCGAGCACAGTGATGGTGAAGTCAGGTTGCTGGGACTTCTATTCCCTTAGCCAAGGAGCAATAAGAACATCCGGCTTGTTCCCAAAGGCCGAGGGTGTGCGCACTCGTCGAGTAGGGCCGGTATCTCAGCAGCCAACCCTCCCCCACGGAACTACACGCACTGTTCCCACATTATGCAACCCTTACGGTCCCGCTGGTGTTACGTTTTTCTTCCGTAAGAATCCCCCCGGGGGATAGCTACAAGCAGGGGAACATTCGTTAATGGAACTCCCTTCCTTCTACCAATGCATCACACGATAGATACCCAATACCGTTCTCCATTTTATCATAGAAACTGCATAAAAATTGGGAGTAAAGCAACGAAACAACCATTCCGATGGTTGTACTGATGAACAGGGCTGTTTGGGATCAACCGGATTGTTGTTGAACCATAAGGATCGTTGTTGAATAGAGGGCATAGGAACGCGCGCCTAGAAAGATCTCCAATTGGGCAGCACAATGATGGAGCATGGTTTCATCTTCAACTACAAAGACAACACTATTACCCCTGACGAGTTCCGGTTGCGTGGTCACCACGGCAACCAGGTTGGGACCCCTATTCCCCCCATTCATTGCGACGATGTTCACCTCCTCCCCAGCAGCCAACGAAGTCGAGCCAATCCAAGGGGAGAACGAACGGAATTTTCCAACACAAGGGTTCCCTGGATTACCTCCCTCCCCGTTCTTGGAGGAACGGCATATGGGTCTTCAAAGAGAGGTAGCAATAGAACCACTAGTCGTCCCCGAGTTAGATCTCTCTTAGCCATAGGAACGAGGGATGGCCTATTCCTATCGCGATACACACCCAGAATCGAGGATGCATCATGGAGAATAGCCTGTCGTTGTCCCAAATTACTCAATGCAACTTCATATTTAACATGCCTCGGTTGAATAACAAATCCTTTTCCCTTTTCACGAACGACTTTTCTATTCCGATCGATCCCCATGTTGGTGAGATAACTATGATCCACATAAACATTGGCACCGTAAAAGGTAATTTCTGCCTCGCTTACCTCAGCAATATCCCCCACCCGGCAATTTTTGAGCAAAAATCGGCTTCCTAAAACCAGGAGAAGACCCCCTAGGAGGCCCCAGTGTATATCCCCAGTAAACATAACAAGGGAAGAACTCAGGAGGGAGGCCGCAATTACTACATAATTCCTTCCCTCAAATACCATAGCCATACCCTCTATATAGTTGGTGCCACGTGGAACCAACTCTGTTATATCTAGGCGGGTTAGTGTTTCCCGCTCCATTCTACGAACCTCCCGGAATTGTTGCGCAGCCAGGGCTAGAAAAGTGACAGCGATATAGTTGCGTGCGAGTAGGGCCGGTACGGCAACAGCCCCCAATGCTGAGGCGATGAGACCTAGGGAGAGATGTACAATGCATCCATAGGGATAGCTAGGATATTGTCTAAAATCAATTTTTAAAATACATATTCTAACAAAAAAACCAGTAATGATCCCTATTACCACGGCCCATGTAGATACCGACCAATGGATGGATTCTAATATACCTCCACTGTCCATACCCTTCACTCCCATATAGAGGAGGACCTCCGCGAAGATCGCTGTGTCCAGAAAAACCATAGGCAACTCAGGATGAGAATCAAAACGGCTCCTAAACGAAACTGTCCATCCCCCAGGGTAACGGGTATCCAACGATCCTGCATCCAGAACCAACGCCAAAGATTCCAAATCAACCAGCTACCCAATAGTAGAAACATCTGTCCCCCGGGGTTTCTACTCATTAGAATCCCCCCCAACAACATACTGCCGGAAACCACGAAATGAACCCATTCGTCCCCTATACCTACCCGTTCCCCCAATAGGAACAACTCCCCTAGGGGGATTGTTCCTAGCAGGAGAACCCCGTTTGCCAGATAGAATCTCCGTCCTACTATAGATTTTCTTAGTAAAATAACAGTGAGTATGAAATAAACAATATAGGAAGGGTGAAGGAGCCAATGGGTCGTGATGGGTATAGCTGGATAAAGATAAGAGAAGGATAGCGCGCCCCAGAGGATTCCTAAATTACACGACCGGATCGGGAGAACGGAACCCAAATGGGTAAACCAGCCTGTCCACCATAAAATCAACGTCGACCACACCAACAACGCAGCTATGATACCCGGATCCATCCCACATCCCCCGTCCCCATTCTCATCCAGGCGAATTCCTAGCCTCAAGCAAACCCCCAAGAATTTGCGGGGCAGAATCCGAACGGGTGTATGCATCATTCATCACATACTACACTCGCATTATGCGGCTCTTAGGGTTCCATAGGATTTTGCCCATTCAGCAC includes the following:
- the der gene encoding ribosome biogenesis GTPase Der; protein product: MEVPMVAVVGRPNVGKSTLFNRLLGRVLAIVEDRPGVTRDRLMAPCTWNGHTFQLVDTGGLLGDRTDPFLASVTQQAEAAIAAADVILFLLDVKQGVTSPDEEVTAKLRRVKKPVVLVVNKVDNQKQRMMAYDAYRLGLTHVHMISALHGIGTGDLLDQLVELLPRGEESPAEKPETPDQEGKGRVVRIAIVGRPNVGKSSLYNALLGEERVIVDETAGTTRDAIDTSLSYQGKDYILIDTAGMRRRSRIDERTEYVSVLYAIRALERADVVCMVWDASQEVSAQDLRIADLVQQTGKPLLCVVNKWDIVRSGGSMGAWKKALIQRIPAWDHVPVRFVSALTGWHIGELLPYMRHLDELQRQNFPTPMLNSLLQAAQQRTPPPPRRGKVFRIYYATQTGTCPPRILLFVNEPGRAHWSYLRHLENCLRTALPLEGIPLRMHLRKREQGTAKNNEGLQRK
- a CDS encoding capping complex subunit for YIEGIA yields the protein MNIVAMNGGNRGPNLVAVVTTQPELVRGNSVVFVVEDETMLHHCAAQLEIFLGARSYALYSTTILMVQQQSG
- a CDS encoding YIEGIA domain-containing protein, with the translated sequence MDSGGILESIHWSVSTWAVVIGIITGFFVRICILKIDFRQYPSYPYGCIVHLSLGLIASALGAVAVPALLARNYIAVTFLALAAQQFREVRRMERETLTRLDITELVPRGTNYIEGMAMVFEGRNYVVIAASLLSSSLVMFTGDIHWGLLGGLLLVLGSRFLLKNCRVGDIAEVSEAEITFYGANVYVDHSYLTNMGIDRNRKVVREKGKGFVIQPRHVKYEVALSNLGQRQAILHDASSILGVYRDRNRPSLVPMAKRDLTRGRLVVLLLPLFEDPYAVPPRTGREVIQGTLVLENSVRSPLGLARLRWLLGRR